One region of Oryza glaberrima chromosome 7, OglaRS2, whole genome shotgun sequence genomic DNA includes:
- the LOC127779903 gene encoding cytochrome P450 734A5 — translation MWSSWAWTWSWSGAAAVAVAAAAAWVAVYAAAARAAEALWWRPRRVERHFAAQGVRGPGYRFFVGSSIELVRLMVDAASRPMEPPTSHDILPRVLPFYHHWRKLYGPMHLIWFGRTPRLVVSEPELIREVLLTRADHFDRYEAHPMICQFEGYGLSNLHGERWARRRRVLTPAFHTENLRMIAPFVAGTVTRMLDELAERARAGAGEAEVDVAEWFQRVPQEAITFAAFGRRNYDDGAAVFRLQDELAGYATEAHSKVYIPGYRFLPTRKNRRVWQLDREIRSHLAKFVTGLQSCRSSHGDDADDGGGMREFMSFMAPAMTAGEIIEESKNFFFAGKETLSNLLTWTTVALAMHPEWQERARREVVAVCGRDDLPTKDHLPKLKTLGMILNETLRLYPPAVAMIRTAKEDVELGGCVVPAGTEVMIPIMAVHHDAAAWGDDAAEFNPARFAADDDGGRRRHPMAFMPFGGGARVCIGQNMALMEAKVALAVVLRRFEFRLSPAYVHAPRVLMILSPQFGAPVIFRPLTSAAA, via the exons ATGTGGTCGTCGTGGGCGTGGACGTGGAGCTggagcggcgccgcggccgtggccgtggcggcggcggcggcgtgggtggcggtgtacgcggcggcggcgagggcggcggaggcgctgtggtggcggccgcggcgggtggAGCGGCACTTCGCGGCGCAGGGGGTGCGGGGGCCGGGGTACCGGTTCTTCGTGGGGAGCTCGATCGAGCTCGTCCGCCTCATGGTGgacgccgcctcccgccccaTGGAGCCACCCACCTCCCACGACATCCTCCCCCGCGTCCTCCCCTTCTACCACCATTGGAGGAAGCTCTACG GTCCGATGCATTTGATTTGGTTTGGGCGGACGCCGAGGTTGGTGGTGAGCGAGCCGGAGCTGATCCGGGAGGTGCTCCTGACGCGGGCGGATCACTTCGACCGGTACGAGGCGCACCCGATGATCTGCCAGTTCGAGGGCTACGGCCTCAGCAACCTCCACGGCGAGCGgtgggcgcgccgccgccgggtgctCACGCCGGCGTTCCACACCGAGAACCTCAGGATGATCGCGCCGTTCGTCGCCGGCACCGTCACCCGCATGCTCGACGAGCTggcggagcgcgcgcgcgccggagccggcgaggcggaggtcgACGTCGCCGAGTGGTTCCAGCGCGTGCCGCAGGAGGCCATCACGTTCGCGGCATTCGGCCGCCGGAActacgacgacggcgccgccgtgttCCGGCTCCAGGACGAGCTCGCCGGCTACGCCACCGAGGCGCACAGCAAGGTGTACATCCCCGGGTACAGGTTCCTCCCCACGAGGAAGAACCGCCGCGTGTGGCAGCTCGACAGGGAGATCAGGAGCCACCTCGCCAAGTTCGTCACCGGCCTGCAGAGCTGCAGAAGCAGCCATGGCGACGACGCCGATGATGGCGGCGGCATGAGGGAGTTCATGAGCTTCATGGcgccggcgatgacggcgggcgAGATCATCGAGGAGAGCAAGAACTTCTTCTTCGCCGGGAAGGAGACGCTGTCCAACCTCCTCACCTGGACCACCGTCGCGCTCGCCATGCACCCGGAGTGGCAGGAACGCGCCCGCcgcgaggtcgtcgccgtcTGCGGCCGCGACGACCTCCCTACCAAGGACCACCTCCCCAAGCTCAAAACC CTCGGGATGATCTTGAACGAGACGCTGAGGCTGTacccgccggcggtggcgatgaTACGGACGGCGAAGGAGGACGTGGAGCTGGGCGGGTGCGTGGTGCCGGCGGGGACGGAGGTGATGATCCCGATCATGGCCGTCCAccacgacgcggcggcgtggggcgacgacgccgcggagTTCAACCCGGCGAggttcgccgccgacgacgacggcggccggcgccgccacccgaTGGCGTTCATgccgttcggcggcggcgcgcgggtgtGCATCGGCCAGAACATGGCGCTCATGGAGGCCAAGGtggcgctcgccgtcgtcctgcGGCGCTTCGAGTTCCGGCTATCGCCGGCGTACGTGCACGCGCCCAGGGTGCTCATGATACTCAGCCCGCAGTTCGGCGCGCCGGTGATCTTCCGGCCGCTGACGTCAGCCGCAGCTTAG
- the LOC127778288 gene encoding uncharacterized protein LOC127778288: protein MALARLGHAVTGRLRRPLHLLHPPPPPLTDHHASVAHSFALIHASTRARGFASSPYNAGGVIGYRGRSPVYTVKVLELLFQINHTRSMSTAAQAEPPSLSKAPTPSQTSSKVPLGARKVGMKVVMMSPGFVYEPYSIREPIPFWKRWFTPSGWRRTKEDVILEMKNAYAVSRLRKKTGYTKKEFYDQAFKIYKEVNTLMAHGDTSSLRKILTERMHSTIKNELKKRQSMWSSVHWELVVPAVCIRTLRARMIGLDKNDLDKAFIQLTLEFVTKQKFEAYNTKGEVVSGDKSKEVLVKDIWVFERSLFHPGAYWRVCGRITL, encoded by the exons ATGGCTCTGGCTCGCCTCGGGCACGCTGTCACcggacgcctccgccgccctctccacctcctccatcctcctccgccgccgcttac GGATCACCATGCCTCGGTTGCCCACTCGTTCGCGCTGATCCACGCGAGTACACGCGCAAGAG GTTTTGCAAGCTCGCCGTACAATGCCGGTGGCGTGATTGGTTACAGGGGGCGGTCGCCTGTCTATACTGTGAAG GTTCTGGAGCTACTATTCCAAATAAATCATACAAGATCAATGTCGACAGCAGCACAGGCAGAGCCGCCATCATTATCGAAGGCACCGACACCGTCGCAAACATCATCGAAGGTGCCACTTGGTGCCCGCAAG GTCGGTATGAAGGTTGTCATGATGAGCCCTGGTTTTGTATATGAGCCATACAGCATTCGGGAACCAATCCCCTTCTGGAAAAG ATGGTTTACACCAAGTGGCTGGAGAAGAACAAAGGAGGACGTTATTCTGGAG ATGAAGAATGCATATGCTGTGTCAAGATTGAGAAAGAAAACAGGCTATACCAAAAAGGAATTCTATGATCAAGCATTCAAGATATACAAGGAG GTTAACACACTGATGGCACATGGAGACACATCATCTCTCCGTAAAATATTGACAGAGAGAATGCATTCG ACTATAAAAAATGAACTGAAGAAAAGACAATCCATGTGGAGTTCTGTTCACTGGGAATTGGTGGTGCCTGCTGTGTGCATAAGAACTTTGAGGGCTCGCATG ATTGGACTCGATAAAAATGACCTTGACAAAGCTTTCATACAGCTTACGCTTGAATTCGTCACTAAACAG AAATTTGAAGCCTATAATACAAAAGGTGAGGTCGTGTCTGGAGATAAGTCAAAAGAG GTGCTTGTGAAAGATATATGGGTGTTTGAAAGATCCCTTTTTCACCCTGGAGCATACTGGCGTGTATGTGGAAGAATTACATTGTAA